TTGGCTGACGTTTTAACGATTCCAACAAACCTTGCTGGGCTTCCTGGAATTTCGCTGCCCTGCAAACACGATTCGCAAGGACTACCGATTGGCTTTCAACTCATCGGCCCGGCCTTCAGCGAATCACTGATGCTCAGGGTATCACAGGCATTCATGAAAGAAGTTGGCTACGACACAACTCAGAAAATTGCACGCTAGGAAGAATAACGATAACGGATTTGATATGACAACTGAATTTGAAACTGTAATTGGCTTAGAAGTACATGTGCAGTTAAAAACTGATAGTAAAATTTTTGCTGCTTCAGGGACAACAGCTGGACTTGCACCAAATACTTTAACTGATCCTGTCACACTCGGCCTACCGGGCTGTTTGCCGGTATTGAATAAGCGTGCCGTCGAGTATGCAATTAAGCTTGGACTAGCTACGAATTGCTCCATTGCCAAGCAGAGCATTTTTGCACGCAAACATTATCTCTACCCAGATTTGCCCAAAGGCTATCAAATTTCTCAGTATGAAGAGCCCATTTGCACAAAAGGTTCACTTGAAATTTCTGTCGTTGATCAGAAAAAAACAATTGGGATCACACGCATCCATATGGAAGAAGATGCCGGAAAAAACGTGCATCAAGACTATTCTGGCTACTCAATTGTCGACTTAAATCGAGCTGGAGTGCCGCTGCTCGAAGTAGTTTCTGAACCAGATCTTAGGTCATCAGCTGAAGCTGGTGCCTATATGCGACGGCTGCGACAAATTGTGCGTTACCTAGATGTATCGGATGGCAATATGGAAGAAGGAAGCCTGCGTTGCGACGCTAACGTTTCAGTGCGCTTACGGGGGACAAAAGAGTTCGGCACAAAAGTTGAAATTAAAAACATCAACTCATTTAAATTTGTTGAGCGCGCAATTGACTTTGAAGTCGCTCGTCAGATTGAGGCAATTAAAAATAATCAAGCAATTGTCCAGGAAACAAGACTTTGGGATGAAACTAAACAGGAAACTCGGACAATGCGCACCAAGGAATACGCGCAGGATTACCGCTATTTCCCAGACCCAGATCTTACCCCACTGGTGATCAGCGACAACTGGATTGAACGAGTGCGCGCAAGCTTGCCGGAACTACCTACCCAGGTCTTTACGCGACTAAAGACAATGTATGGAATTGAAGACGACTTGGCAGAAATTCTTACGCAAGAACGGATGGTTGCGACATACTTTGATCAGGCAGTAGCCGCGCATCGCAATGCTCCGGCCTTGGCAAATTGGATCACCACTGAATTATTTGGGCGCCTGAATAAGGAAGGGATTAACTTTGAGGACAACCCTGTTAGCCCAGAAAACTTAGCTGGCTTAGTGCGCCTGATTGATGAAGGCATTATTTCTGGAAAAATCGCAAAAACAGTTTTTGATGAAATGTTCTTAACTGGAGCAGCACCAAATTCAATCGTTGATAAAAAGAACTTACGTCAAAATAGTAACGTCGGAGAGATTGAAAAAACAATTGATGCGATTTTAGCTGCCAATCAAGAGAATGTCAGTGCCTACCGTTCTGGCAAAACCAAGCTGTTTGGATTCTTTGTTGGGGAGATTATGAAGCAAACTCAAGGCAAAGCTAATCCAAAAGTCGTTAACGATATCTTGACCGCTAAGCTCAAGGGTTAAAACCCAAAATTTGCCTCTGATTGTAAGGAGCTGAAAGTAACCCTTTCGGCTTCGCTACTCTCGGTCTGCCCCTGCGGCCGTGTTAATCTGTTCGCATCTCGTGTCATGTATGGACTTTTTAAGTGCTATTCTGATTGTCTCTGGGTGGGGAGAGGTTTTCAGAAATGGCTCGCCCTCGGCCAAACTCACCTGCTAACTACCAGCAAGCGCGGCAATGACCTTAGACGTGAGCAGACTGCCATGCGTGACGACCTTTTCGTCGGATTCGCGTAGGCGGAAAAAATTACTCGAGATCGGGCTTAAGCAGGGCCGCCTTAAAGCATTCGCCAAAAAGATTTAAAGATTTGTCTTAATCCTTGGGCTAAGGCTTGGTCTTTAATATTCAGTGCGTAATGCGGGCGATTTCGGGATGAAATTAAAACTAGATAATCACCAATTGCCCAAATAGTGCTTTCGAAGACTTCTGGTGAATCCTGCAAATATTTCACTGTGCGCTCTTTGATTTTTCCCCGAAGTTCTCGTTCGGGCGCTGCGTCATTTGAAATCGCTCGGTAAATCTCTCCAGGCTTACGCTTGTCCCAAGTATATTTCAGCCAATCCGGATACTGAACAACAAATGTATGATCTTGAAATCCCCACCATGTTTTGTCTGTACGCATAATGCTTTCCTGCCATACAGGAAAAAGTTCATAGAGCATCGCATGCACATTGGCCTTGCCTTCGAAAAATCTTAATTTAGGGAGATTAAGAATCGTGCGCTTAAAGATTGGCTCCAAAGTTTTTTGTAAATCAGTGGCAGCTTTCTTTTTACGCATGAATACTTCTTCTTGATCTTCAATCATGGCAAATAAAGACGAAGGTGCATTGGCAATAAAAAAGCTGGATTGACCTTTTTTCTCAGTCGAAACGACACCGCGCTTAGTTAAGCCTTCAAGCACAGAGTATGCTGTAGTGCGTGGGAGTTTATTGCGTTTAGCGAGATTTTGAGCTGTAGCCTTACCGACTTCAAGTAAATCTAGATAGATCTGGATTTCATTTGCACTAAACCCAAGTTCGCGAAGTTGCTCAATAGCCATATGTTGACGATATATGGTCGTCAATTTTTATTCAAGTAAAATCAGCTAATTAGCTATATTTTTATTAATTTTGACGAACATCGCTCAAGCAGAATTTTTAAATTCCTTAATAATTAAGGCCATGAAAACTAGATCCCACTCTGCAAGCATAGTCATTTTTTCTACAATTTTATTCTTCAGCCGAATAGCATCCGCTCACCCCATTAATCTACAGTTAGGCAATCCTAAAAAGATAAAAATTGGCGTGATTGCTCCACTTAGCGGCGATGTTTCTGCCTGGGGTCTAGATGTAAGAAATAGTTTACTCTTTGCTGTGCAAAAACTTGCGCATGAAAAAATTGAGTTTGTCTTCGAAGATGACAAATGTCTCGGAAAGGATGCAGTAACTGCTGCTCATAAATTAGTGAGCGTTGATAAGGTTGATTTTGCCATGGTTGTTTGCACAGAATCAATGCTGGCAACTGCTCCAATTTTTGAAGCGAATAAAATTATTGTAATTACCCCAGTTGCTACTGGAGATAAAGTCTCAGCTGCAGGAGATTATATTTTTCGCACTTGGCCGAGCGATGCTTTAGCCGCACAATTGTTAGTCAGCACTGTCGCTAAAAAACACCAACGTTTTGGAACGATCACTGAAAGCCGGGGCTTTCCCGAAGAATTCAGTCAAGCACTTCACCAAGCTGCGGCACCAACAAACTTAAAAATTTTCGATCAAGCTTTTCTCTCTGAAGCTACAGATTATAAAGTGCCCTTACTTAAACTAAAAACGCAAAATGTCAGTGGAATTTTGATTAATACCAACTCAGTTCGCATATATATTAATATTTTAAAGCAAATCTCTGAACTAAATTGGAAAATTCAAATCTATGGCGTGTATATGCCAGGTAACCCGACTTTTATTAAACTTACCGGGCAACTTGCAGAAGGAATTATTTACGTTGATGCGCCGGCGTTAACTATAAATTTATCCGATCATGGTCGCACAATTTATCAGGAATTTCTTCATACCTATGGACCACTACAGAGCTCGGATTTTGTGTTTGCCTCAACATATGAAGCCTTAAAATTGATTATTGAAAATTCCCTGGCAACAAATGACATTAGAAATGTGCTTTATGCGCAAAATTTTTCCGGGATTTTTGGCAAATATTCCTTCGATCGAAATGGCGACATTGAAAATATCAAGCACCAACTAAAAATTATTCGTCATAGTCAACCAGTTTTGTTTTCCCCGTATTGACAATGACAATTTTACTGTTTTTGGGAATTAAATCTTGAAACTGGAGCAGCAAAGCCAATCCAGCCAATCCCGAAGCCTCCCCTTGAATGCCTTGCACTTGTGCAAGGCTAAGAGCCTGGTCAATAAATACTTCCTCTACTAAATGTACGTCTGATTTTACTCCACAAAACCCGGCGGCACGATAAGTTCTAATCCATTGCTGATCAAAGCGAGCAAAGGGCAGGTGTGGTGAATAAAGTTTATTAGCTTTCGATTGGGCATTGTTGGTAGTTGCGCCATAAAAATTACAATTTCGAACAATTTCAATTGAACCCGAGAACCGCGGGTCGTGACTGCGGCCCAAAACCTCTTTTTTAGCAACGTTCAAAATGTTTTCATATAAGTGCCCTGTACCAAATGGAATGAAACAATACTCGGGATTATTATTGAGGATTTCATAACTGAGCCAATCATAGAATCGCGTACTAGGATCGAGCGCATCACTTGAAGTAATATCAAAGCCCTGTTGGTTATCAGTTAATTCTAAAATTTCAGTGCTGCTTAGTGGCTTCGTGCTTAGGTCTGTTTGATAAATTAAGCAGCCAGTTTTTTTTAAGCTCTGATAAATTCGAGGATCAAGTCTAAAATCTACTAAGACTCGTAATGCAGGTAATTCGTATGCACTTAATAAATTTTGAATTGCAACTGCTGCTGATCCAGAAGAAATAATCGACATCGCAGGGAGGTACTCTAATACTCCGCGCTGTTTAGAGATCAGCAAATTTCGATAAGTAACAATTATTTCCCAGGCCATCCGATCCTTGTGGGTGCCTGTTAAGTTTTCATTTTCGTTTTTTATCCAGAGATTAGTAAAACCAGGAACGTGCAATCGCGTAGTAGTTGTTGCTGGAAACATCGGAGCATACGGAGGGTATTCAGGTTGCGCAGGGTCATTTTCTGAGCCCACATGAATTTTTGCTAAAATCTCTTGTTCTTTTAAGGTTAAACTCATTGTACAATCTTGGCTTGCGCCAACTCAAACATATTTTGATGCCCCAGGTCATTGGCATGTAGCCCATCCTGATAGAGCAAGCGTTGATAATCAAGTTTTGACCACGCAGAGAATAAATCAATGCTTAAGCAATTTTCTACTTTTGCAGTCTCGATTACCTGCTGACAATATAACTCTGCATCAGCTAGCAAATAATAGGAATCTGTATTTACGAAAGGAGTAGTTTTTGTTTGGTCAAAGGGAAAACCATTGATTACAAGTGTTTCACAAATTGCTTTTGCAGACTTAAGGATTTGCCTCAGTTTTGCCATTTGCTGATCAAGCGCTACTAGCATCTCCTGATCTGGACTAGAGACCCTGCGAATTTCATTATAACCTGCATAGACGATGATTAAGTTTGGTTTGCGCTGCGGAACTTCTTTGCTGAAGCGCTCAGCCATGCCCGTTAAAGTGTCTCCAAAAATTCCTAGATTGTAGACAAAATTTCTGTCGCCCTGAGACTGATGCCAACGCTTAATTCGTTCTAAAAATCCCCCTGCACTATCCCCATACCCGTAGATAGTGCTTGCACCAAATCCGACAATTCTTTTGAACTGAGCCTGTGCCATATTCCCGCAATTATTCCTCGGAATTAATCAACCAGTCATTTCTGACACTCTCTGGTTTATCAATAAAATGCAGCTCGACTTTAGTTTTTAACTCGGAAATTAAAGACATTGCCTCTACTTGCTGGTCTTTTATCACTAAAAGCACTAATTCTCCTCTGTCTGGATTGAGCGTGCGGACAATGCCTAAGCCTTCATGGGCTTCGACCACAGATTTGATATAAACTATATCCTCTGTGCGGACTTTTAAATAAATCGGTATGCACTCTTGGTTCATATTTTTACTTTACTTTGTGTTGATGGATTATGCTTCAAATTTTTAGAAAAAACAAAAACTCAATTGGTGCCTTTATTGTTATCGGAATGTGCACAGTCTTGATGGCGGGCTTTGGCATTAACCCCTTTGATCATGCCCCCAAACAACAAGTGCTGGCCTCGATTCAAGGAAAGGAAATCCCAGTCAGTGATTTTCGTAAAGAATTAGAACGCACTTCTGCACTTTATCGTCGTCAATTTGGTCAGGCATTTGACTCCTTCCGTAAGCAGTTCGATCTACCTCGACAAGTACTAAATCGAATGATCGAAGAACAGGCCGTTGATAGCTTTATTCAGCAAGCGAAACTTTCAGCGAGTACTCAGCAAATTGAAAAGCGAATTCTTGCACTTCCTATTTTCAATGGTAACTATAATGAAGCTACATTTAAAAACTACTTACGTAGCGTTGGCTTAACAGAATATGGTCTAGAGGAAGCGTTACGCAAAGAAATTGTTCGTGAAGAGCTAAGTAAAATGATTAGCGATCTAACCTGGTTTGGTGACCGCGAGATTAAGTCTGCCTTTCTACAATCAAATAAAAGCTACACTATTAAAACTGCAAGTATTCAAGCCAATGCCCTGGAAAGTAAAATTACCGTAACTGACGATGCCCTGAGAAGTTATTATGACTTAAATGGAAAGGACTACGAAGTACCCGATCAAGTCTCATTGCGCTTTGTGCGACTTAATCCAGAAATTTTTCATCAGGCAGTGCCAATTAGTGAGCAGGATCTAGCCGATCTTTATGCCGAAGAAGAATCACGCTTTGCCGTTCCTGCAGAATTGCAATTAAGGAAAATCTTTTTAAAACTCACTGACGATCAAAAACCATCGGAAGTAGAGAAATTATTTAATCTTGAAAAGAAATCAGATCAAGACACTGACCAAGTCGAACAATCTGCTGTAAAACCTATTGACAAGTTACGCGACCGCGCAAAGAAAATTGTTGAGCAACTGCGCAACGGGAAAGACTTTGTGGAAACAGTTCTGGCTGAGTCTTCAGACAGTGCTGATAAAAATAATCAAGGCCTCTTGCCTTTTTCAACATACGAAGCACTCGATAAAACTACTCTCAAAGCAGTTGAAGAACTAATCGCAGGCGAAATCAGCGAACCAGTTGAGACTAAAGAAGGAATTAGTATCTATAAAGTCGAAGCAATTAAAGCTAAGCGACAAAAGTCAATCGAAGAAGTGAAGCCCGAGTTAACACTTAAACTCCAAGAGCGGGAAGCTCCGCTATATTTGCAGATCGAAGCGGACAAACTCTTGACCGCATGGTTAAAAGACCCAGAGCAAAAACTTGAGGATTTTATCCAAGCAAAAGCCAACTCCGACCAACGCTTAAAGAGTTTAAAAGTGATTAGTAGCGCTGGCCTAGTCAGTGAAAAAACGCGCGCTAGTGAAATTCCAGCTGAATTGCTTGAAGCAACTTTAAACCTAAAAGCTGGAGATAAAAAGAAGCTCGAGCTTGGCGCGGCAGTTTATTTTGTTGAAATTCTCGAAACAAAGGACCGTTTTATCCCAGAACTGGCAGAAGTCCGAACTCAGGTTGAGGCGGCATACCGTAAAGAACAATCTAAAAAGCTTGCCGAACAAGAGGCGCGTGATTTAATCGCAAAACTAAAAAATGCTAAAACAGAAAATTTAGCCAACCTCTTTCAAACTCAAGCAAGTCAGCAAGGATTTACACTTGATTCCCAAACAGAGGTTTCAAGAAACAAGGAAGGTCAAGGCATTTGGGCAAATACAAAACTCCGTGATGCGGTGTTTAGTTTGTCTGCGACTAATCCGCTAAGTTCTAAACCAACCATTCTAGCTGATGCCTACTATGTGCTTTTCCTCGAGCGTGAAATTGCTGCGGATCAGGCACAGTTTGCCGAGCAGGCAAAAACTTTACGTGAGGCTGCACAAACTGCAAGTAACTCCCAAGTCAGTGGGCTCATGACCGCCTCACTTCGTGCAGATTTAAATGTGGTTGTCGATGAGAAAATGCTGGGGCAATACAGTAAATAGGCAGAATCATGGACCAAGTCCTAATTCATGAACTCGAAGTCTGGGCCAAGGTTGGTTGTTCAAAACTTGAGCGCGCGAATACTCAAAAACTATTGATTTCTGTAACCGCCTTTGTAGCTGAGGGCGCGGCAATACAGTCAAACAATTTAGCTGAAACTGTTTGTTACTTTAAGCTGAGCCACGACATACTTGAACTTGGCACAAAAGGAGAATGGCCTTTAATTGAACAGCTTGGAGCTGATATTGTTAAGCTTAGTTTTGAAAACTTCCCTGCAATCAGAAAAATTCAAGTTAAAATACAAAAATTCTCAGTTCCGCAAGCTTGCTGGGTGGGAATTGAACTTGTTCGCGAAAGAAATTAGGCAGTACTCAGTGCAAGATGTTTGACCTTAATTTGATCACAACAAGCGGTTATTCCTGGATCAGACGACAGCAAAAACTAGTTGTTAAGGCGACACTCCAGGCTCAGAGTTCGGAAAGTAATTCGCTGTATGGGTCTTTTATTACCCTAGGTGAGCAATTACTTCCCTTTTATAACATCAAAGCAGAGACAGTTAACGATCTTCGTGGACGCCCCGATCCCAGTGGAAAATCAAAAGAAAACTTAATCTATGTAGAGGGAAAGATTGAAGACCGCCCTTACAGCTTTAGTCTGAGCACTAGCTTCAAAGAATTTGTCCAGCGTAAACAAATCCGCCACAATCTGTCTCTAAATTTTGGCGGTCTACTTTCTGAACTCAAATTTGAGTTCCCGAGTGAATATATTTTTAGAATCATACCCGCAGAAACGCTTGCATTTAAGTTCGGCAAAGAGCTTTATCACCCGCGCTTCGTAACTGCAGTTTTCGGAACAATCCCGCAAGTCTATGAGCGTTGTTATGTCGAAGCAACGCCGAGCAATATCTTCATTTTTGTTGAAGTTCTAAGTAGCAAAAAATCTCAATACATTTCGCCTAGCATGCTTGAATGTGATAATGCTTTAAGGACAAGTGGGATCTTCCCGAATTTTATCGAGAGCATTAAAGCGTCGTTAAAAAATTAATTTACTGTCTTTTATTTTGATTGGCTCAAATATGAACATATTCAAGCTCATAAAAATCTCAGTTTTTGCTTTAATCATCTGCTCCCTAGCAAACTGCCAGGTCTCAGATAAAATCAAGGAATTAACAGACAAACCTTCACGTAAGCCACTCGATCGCTCATTAATTGGTGTAAATAATTTCTTTGTTGAGTCGGGTTTTGGCTCAATTAACACTCAGTATCGCGATATTAAATCAAATCTAAAAATACCCTATGTCAGGGTCTTATTGGCTTGGACTGATGCTGTGCAACCCAGTCCCGGGGCAAGTCCTAATTATTCTTTTTTTGATTCGATCTTAAATCAAGTGCCAGCAGGTGTTGATATCTTGCCTGTGGTCGTGCATACCCCAAATTGGATGAATAATCCTGCAAATTGGATTGATGCTAATCCTAGGAAGACTTGGGTTGAGCGTTGGCTTAAGCCAACTGTGCAGCGCTATGCGAGTAATAACAAAATTGTCGGCTGGGAAGTTTGGAACGAGCCAGATTTGACGGTCGTAGCTTCCGATACAGCTCTTGGCTTAACTGATCCTGCAAAGTATCTTGAGTTGCTGCAATTTTCTCGTGATGCAATTAAAGCTGCAGACCCTGGAACGCAGATCGTCATTGCCGCAACCCAATCAATTCAGCAAAACTATCCCGATCATTTAAATTATAATCGCACCCTGCGCGATCTTGGCGCACGAAACTTAGTTGACGTCTGGAACATTCATTATTATGGGGAACAATTTGAAAAAGTTTCTGCAAGTGGAGATATCGCAGATTTCCTGAATAGTCTGAATATGCCAATTTGGGTAACTGAATCAGGGCAACAAGGTCCGAATAATCAGCTCGCCTACGCTGAAACGACTTGGCCATTTCTTAAAGATAAAATCCCAAATATCTCACGCATTTACTACTATATCTATGCGTCTTCTTTTAGCCCAGTTGAACAAAATTATGGCTTAAGGACTTCAAATTCGAGTCTCCCTGTGTCTGATCTCTATGTCCACTTGAGAGACAACTAAAGCTGTTAATTCGCACTATATTGCTATTGTCAGGTTACCTCTCAGTCTATGTGTAACCCGCACAGCAATTGAATAACTTGATTTCCCCCTTGAAAGAGTCATGATTCATTAAAAAAACAACTATTTTTTAATAGATTCGGGCATCTAAATTAAATAGAAGTTATAAAGAAAGATAAATATGACTAGTAACGGACAAAACGGCAAACATCATCCTGCTGACCATCACTATGACGCAATCGTAATTGGTAGTGGTCCATCAGGCCAGAAGGCAGCAATACAAGCGGCAAAGCTTCGTAAACGTGTAGCAATCATTGAGCAAGAGTCAGTCGTTGGAGGGGTTTGCACAAATACTGGCACAATCCCTAGCAAGTCATTCCGAGAAGCTGTCTTATATCTTTCAGGATTTAGAGAGCGATCGATCTACGGTTCTTCGTATCGTGTTAAATCGCGCATCACCATGGATGATTTAACTTTTCGGATCGATAATATTATCAATCATGAACAAAATGTGATCAATGCACAACTTGCCAGAAATCAGATTGAAATAATTTACGGAAAAGCAAGTTTTGTTGATGAGAATCGCATTCTTGTGCAGCAAGATGGCGGCATCCTCACTAAAAGCGCGGATAATTTTGTGATTGCCGTAGGAACGAAACCACACCATCCCGACGGTTTCGAACTCGACGGTGATAAAATTGTAGATTCCGATGGAATCTTAAACCTCAAAGAATTACCTAGAAATCTGACAATTGTTGGCGGTGGTATCGTCGGGGTTGAATATGCCTCGATGTTTGCTGTGCTCGGTGTGCCAGTAACATTAATTGAACAGAAACAACAATTGCTGAGCTTTGTTGACCGAGAAATTGTCGAGGCTCTGCATTATCATTTACGCTCGCTAAGAATTACCTTGCGACTAGGAGAGCAAGTTTCTGGTGTTTCACGCCGCGAAGATGGACAAGTGGAAACACGCTTGATGAGTGGTAAAAAAGTTGTCAGCGATGTAGTTTTAGTTTCTGCTGGCCGACAAGGCGCAGTTGATGGGTTAAATCTCGCTGTTCTTGGGATTGAGCCAGATAGCTATGGACGAATCAAGGTCAACGAGCATTATCAAACAACCCAGTCAAACGTATACGCAGTAGGTGACATTATCGGATTCCCCGCGCTCTCTTCCACAGGAATGCACCAAGGGCGAATCGCTGCAAGCCATGCCTTCGGGGTGCATGACGATGCAAAGCAAATTCCGCTACCCTACGGCATTTATACAATTCCTGAAATTTCTCTAGTCGGCGAAACCGAAGATTCACTAACACAAAAGCAAATCCCCTACGAAACTGGGATTGCACGTTATCGAGAAATGGCTCGTGGCATGCTCATTGGCGATGAGGTTGGCATGCTTAAGGTAATCTTCCATCTCGAGACCAAGCAACTTCTTGGCGTACATATCATAGGCGAGGGGGCGACTGAACTAATTCATGTCGGTCAAGCCGTACTACACCTCGGCGGCGGTCTTGATTATTTGACGTCATGCGTTTTTAACTATCCAACACTCAGTGAGTGCTACAAGGTAGCGGCACTCGATGGTCTGAATAAAATAAGAACATAAATGTGGAAGCAAAGTCAGGAACAATAATTTTTGTTGATGACGATTTACAGGCTTCGCGAACACTAATTCGTAGCCTCGAAAGGCATGCCGCAAGTTTTAAATGCCTCGCCGCAGCAACGGCAGAAGAAGCACTGCAGCTAGCCGACAAAATTCACCCCGAAGCAATGGTCGTCGATTTATCGCTAAACGATAAAGAAGGCCCGGAGAGTGGGCTTAAGCTACTTTCTAGCCTCTTAGATCTCACTCCCATAACACGTTTACTCGTACTTACCGGACATGGCTCTGAAAATTACGGCAGGCGGGCAATCAAATTAGGCGCCCAAAGTTTTCTGACAAAGCCAGTTGAGGTCGCAACGCTACTGCCATTACTGGAGGATGCAATTCGTTTTGCAAAACTTAAGCAAGAGTATCAAGCCCAAAGTAACTTAAGTTTAGAGTTAAAAAAAGCAACAGGCCTTTCGAGTCGCAACAAAAAAATGCAGGCAGTGCTAGAAGCAGTGCATTTTGCAGCAACCCATTCCCAGCCCGTGCTGCTGATCGGGGAAACAGGGACAGGTAAGGGTGTAATTGCTCAAGCAATTCATCGTATTTCAAAACGCTCCAATAAACGTTTCGTGCGCTATCAACCTTCGACTGGATCTGCTGACCTCGTCTCGAGCGAACTTTTCGGGCATAAAAAAGGAGCATTTACTGGAGCAACAGAGAGTCGCGGTGGAATTATCGAGGAAGCTAACGGCGGGACGCTTTTTCTAGACGAAGTTGACGCTCTACCCGAGGCAACTCAAATCTTACTCTTGCATACACTACAAGAAAAAATTTATCGTCAAATCGGCTCAAATCAAGACTTGCGATCTGATTTCCGCTTAATCTCCGCAACCAATACTAAACATGATGATTTAACTAAGCCTGGCAAATTGCGCCTTGATTTTTATCATCGCATCGCGCACTTAATTATTGAATTGCCAGCGCTGCGAGAACATTTGGAAGATATTGAACATTTAGCCGTTGAACACCTGCAGCTTTTAACTACGCGTGATAATCTTAATGTTCATTCATTTTCCACTCAAGCTATCGCCCGACTAAATTCATACCGCTATCCAGGGAATGTTCGTGAACTTTTAGCAATCGTCGAACGTGCTGCCTTTACAGCGCAATATAAAGGTCAGCGTATCATTCAAGCTGAGGATGTTCCGATTGATACACGTAAGCGGCTTACCTTTAAATCCCCGCAAACTTTGAGAGAGCGCGTGCAGGATTTTGAGAAAAATTTAATTCAAGAAGCTCTAGCAGAAGCAAAAGGAAACATTTCTCAAGCAGCTAAACTACTTGGCTTAGATCGCACCTCACTGCATAGAATTTTAAAGCGCGAAGAATAAATCAGCTCTGTTTTAATTGTTTGATTAGCGCTGTTCTAAAACGTGAATGCTTTTGAACAGCCTTAACAAATTGTCGTTCTAAGTCCCGTTGCTTGAGATTAAATATTTCTACCAGCTTTAATTG
Above is a window of bacterium DNA encoding:
- the gatB gene encoding Asp-tRNA(Asn)/Glu-tRNA(Gln) amidotransferase subunit GatB produces the protein MTTEFETVIGLEVHVQLKTDSKIFAASGTTAGLAPNTLTDPVTLGLPGCLPVLNKRAVEYAIKLGLATNCSIAKQSIFARKHYLYPDLPKGYQISQYEEPICTKGSLEISVVDQKKTIGITRIHMEEDAGKNVHQDYSGYSIVDLNRAGVPLLEVVSEPDLRSSAEAGAYMRRLRQIVRYLDVSDGNMEEGSLRCDANVSVRLRGTKEFGTKVEIKNINSFKFVERAIDFEVARQIEAIKNNQAIVQETRLWDETKQETRTMRTKEYAQDYRYFPDPDLTPLVISDNWIERVRASLPELPTQVFTRLKTMYGIEDDLAEILTQERMVATYFDQAVAAHRNAPALANWITTELFGRLNKEGINFEDNPVSPENLAGLVRLIDEGIISGKIAKTVFDEMFLTGAAPNSIVDKKNLRQNSNVGEIEKTIDAILAANQENVSAYRSGKTKLFGFFVGEIMKQTQGKANPKVVNDILTAKLKG
- a CDS encoding ABC transporter substrate-binding protein encodes the protein MIAPLSGDVSAWGLDVRNSLLFAVQKLAHEKIEFVFEDDKCLGKDAVTAAHKLVSVDKVDFAMVVCTESMLATAPIFEANKIIVITPVATGDKVSAAGDYIFRTWPSDALAAQLLVSTVAKKHQRFGTITESRGFPEEFSQALHQAAAPTNLKIFDQAFLSEATDYKVPLLKLKTQNVSGILINTNSVRIYINILKQISELNWKIQIYGVYMPGNPTFIKLTGQLAEGIIYVDAPALTINLSDHGRTIYQEFLHTYGPLQSSDFVFASTYEALKLIIENSLATNDIRNVLYAQNFSGIFGKYSFDRNGDIENIKHQLKIIRHSQPVLFSPY
- a CDS encoding pyridoxal-phosphate dependent enzyme; translation: MSLTLKEQEILAKIHVGSENDPAQPEYPPYAPMFPATTTTRLHVPGFTNLWIKNENENLTGTHKDRMAWEIIVTYRNLLISKQRGVLEYLPAMSIISSGSAAVAIQNLLSAYELPALRVLVDFRLDPRIYQSLKKTGCLIYQTDLSTKPLSSTEILELTDNQQGFDITSSDALDPSTRFYDWLSYEILNNNPEYCFIPFGTGHLYENILNVAKKEVLGRSHDPRFSGSIEIVRNCNFYGATTNNAQSKANKLYSPHLPFARFDQQWIRTYRAAGFCGVKSDVHLVEEVFIDQALSLAQVQGIQGEASGLAGLALLLQFQDLIPKNSKIVIVNTGKTKLVDYDE
- a CDS encoding DUF4911 domain-containing protein gives rise to the protein MNQECIPIYLKVRTEDIVYIKSVVEAHEGLGIVRTLNPDRGELVLLVIKDQQVEAMSLISELKTKVELHFIDKPESVRNDWLINSEE
- a CDS encoding SurA N-terminal domain-containing protein; translated protein: MLQIFRKNKNSIGAFIVIGMCTVLMAGFGINPFDHAPKQQVLASIQGKEIPVSDFRKELERTSALYRRQFGQAFDSFRKQFDLPRQVLNRMIEEQAVDSFIQQAKLSASTQQIEKRILALPIFNGNYNEATFKNYLRSVGLTEYGLEEALRKEIVREELSKMISDLTWFGDREIKSAFLQSNKSYTIKTASIQANALESKITVTDDALRSYYDLNGKDYEVPDQVSLRFVRLNPEIFHQAVPISEQDLADLYAEEESRFAVPAELQLRKIFLKLTDDQKPSEVEKLFNLEKKSDQDTDQVEQSAVKPIDKLRDRAKKIVEQLRNGKDFVETVLAESSDSADKNNQGLLPFSTYEALDKTTLKAVEELIAGEISEPVETKEGISIYKVEAIKAKRQKSIEEVKPELTLKLQEREAPLYLQIEADKLLTAWLKDPEQKLEDFIQAKANSDQRLKSLKVISSAGLVSEKTRASEIPAELLEATLNLKAGDKKKLELGAAVYFVEILETKDRFIPELAEVRTQVEAAYRKEQSKKLAEQEARDLIAKLKNAKTENLANLFQTQASQQGFTLDSQTEVSRNKEGQGIWANTKLRDAVFSLSATNPLSSKPTILADAYYVLFLEREIAADQAQFAEQAKTLREAAQTASNSQVSGLMTASLRADLNVVVDEKMLGQYSK
- the folB gene encoding dihydroneopterin aldolase, whose protein sequence is MDQVLIHELEVWAKVGCSKLERANTQKLLISVTAFVAEGAAIQSNNLAETVCYFKLSHDILELGTKGEWPLIEQLGADIVKLSFENFPAIRKIQVKIQKFSVPQACWVGIELVRERN
- a CDS encoding cellulase family glycosylhydrolase → MNIFKLIKISVFALIICSLANCQVSDKIKELTDKPSRKPLDRSLIGVNNFFVESGFGSINTQYRDIKSNLKIPYVRVLLAWTDAVQPSPGASPNYSFFDSILNQVPAGVDILPVVVHTPNWMNNPANWIDANPRKTWVERWLKPTVQRYASNNKIVGWEVWNEPDLTVVASDTALGLTDPAKYLELLQFSRDAIKAADPGTQIVIAATQSIQQNYPDHLNYNRTLRDLGARNLVDVWNIHYYGEQFEKVSASGDIADFLNSLNMPIWVTESGQQGPNNQLAYAETTWPFLKDKIPNISRIYYYIYASSFSPVEQNYGLRTSNSSLPVSDLYVHLRDN